The window CAGGCTAGCTAACTCCCGCAGAGGTGGCCAGTAGACGTTAGCTTCTCTAGTGTTAGCTCGTGGATTTCCAAGCGAGCCCCGGCGAAGCAAGATGTAACTCGGCTGTCCTTTATGTCCAGAGACGACTCGGCTTATCCAGAATCCAGTCTGGGCCACGAGACGGGTCGTCTAAAGCCGTTTTCTGTCCTAATGTTCACGAACAAGCTCGTCGCGTCCCTCGTAGTCTTATCCCGGCCTGAACTAACCAGGTGCTATCTCTGTGTAGTCAGGCCTGTTCACTGGAGACCCGGGCAACACAAGTGGGGTCCGGGTTACTCTTTTTCTCCGCCGTCGGTATTTTCAAACGAATCTCTCCCCATTCGTTTCTAAACCAGGCATCAAGTGCAGCGGTTTCCTGGGACCGACCATCTGATAGTCGATTCCTAAGATCAACAGACCCCTTCCATTAATCTTCAGACCGCAAGGGAAACTCCAGTCATCCATCCACCGGGTCCCACCTCTCGCCGCCTCTGATTGGCTACCGACACAGATCCTTACGCGACAGAAATCACAATCCAACTGCGGATTGGCTAAGCCTCAACGCATCCAGACATTACATTGATGCAATTCGTCTGTCAAATTATTCGGTCCCGCCCCCCCCAGACTTGCTAATAGCCAATACGCCCATaactgtaattgtgtttttttttcttttactttaaatCATCAGCTGTTTGTATTTATCCGACTGAGTTACATGCAcgatacaaaaaaaacttttccgTATCCGGCAATCGCGATCCTATTTTCAGAGCATTATTTTCCAGAGCCAGCTCTGTAGCCTAGCCACCCCTTTTTACCCGACCGATCCGTGATTGGGTGTGACGTTGACACAGGCTATTTttagtaaaaatgtaaaaatataagaGGATGATATTTGTGTTACAGAGttggcactttttttttctttaaccgtataatgaaaaaaaataaaaaggaattgCTCGGCaccttttaaatttttttttttttaaaacaaggtCAAGATTGAAACCACTGGTTTTCAGCACAGACACATTCAACAGTGGtttatattccatttctttgCTTGAAAGAAGACAACAATAAGTAATAATGAGGAACATAGTTGTCactttcacgcacacacatacagatacataactaatacaatgttttttttatttagaacaCACAgttgcaaacaaaaacaaaaaaaaacagggagaAAGTGATGTAGCCCATCCAAAACTCAACAATCTAAGTGTGTAAAGATTTAAGTGCAAAATAAATTTAACACAAATGTGATGGCAGAATATAAAATTCCTTTACGGCAATACATTAGTTTATTTGCCTATTGCTTCAGTGCTGAAATATTCTTCTGAGTACAAATGAGTTCTACACCAACAAAAGGAAGGAAGGTGAATCACACATCAGCTTGTGGTGCCGCTTCAGTTCAGCTGCACAGTTACTGTTCTCCATTCCACGAGTTAAACTACTTAAATATTGCTTTCAACAACATGGCAAAGAAGTCCCCATCTATAAGTGATGATCATAAGTGTGAGATGCTCATAATCGTCCTTGGAACAAACACTTTTCTTAAGATGGGGGTTCATTTTTGACATGCTTCAGGTAAATAAGGGCAGCTGTAAGGCAAAGATGTCTGTACATCCACATTAGAATGTCCACAGGCATCCTCCAAAAAGAAAGATCTCCTGTTGTGAGTTATCACATTTGGGGCTGGGGTTGTCTCTATAAGCAGTCCATTGAGTTATCTGGTAGTATCCCTAAGGGTGGGGCCTTTCCTGGGAGACAAGATGGAGGGAGCATGGAGTTTGACGTGGGATCCACATTTTCACAGTCTTCCATTCGCTCTGCACAACCTTCCCAGTTTATATGGAATCTGGTCACACGTGGGTTTGATGCCAGAATATTTCTCTGGagctggaaggaggaggatggaaaTATAGATAAATACCTACAGATACTTTCATAACATCTGAATATCAATTTGgtctgtaaatgtaaataagagAGTTTAGACTATTTTTACCTGCACTAAATGCATCTGCACTTGGTCACCAGCAGGAGTAGAGTAATTACATTATACAACTTTGTACTAACTGGTGTGACTAAGACAAACATACAATGTCGGCTTACACATTTTACAACCTAAATGGAAAATATTGGTCTACATTTGAAAAGGCCTTTCTTCAGAGGACTGATTAATTTTCCATTAGCTGCAGCTAATGTACACAATGCTACTATCTAGTTGGCATCTAGACTCAGGGCAAGAACATGTGAACTCTGTAGATAAGAAAAGGGTGCAAAGGTGCCAGGAATATTTGTATTCATCCCACAATGAATAGTCAATACAAATTATATAATAGAAACTACCAATTTGCACTTGTGAGTTAACGGTTTCAAATAAAATCCTTTCTCATTACAGCAAAACTCTGTGGCTTATTACTGATGTTACAGTAGTAACATTCCTGCTTAACTAGTTATATAACCGAGGGAACTTGACAGGATTACATGACATTTTTGAAGGATCACACAATTTGTTCCAAAGTGCAGGCTCCACAGAAAGAAAAGCTTCAATTCTGCAATGTTTTAGTGCACCATGCTGCCATATACTACAATGTGTCTTGCTGTTTTCATGGTAAGAACAATACAACCCGCTTTCTTAGGTTTGAGTAGTGTATAACGCCTTTTGTGTCAtgtttgtattgtgtatttttgagtcatctgttttatttcaaaccagagaaaaaaaaacatcaggcAGCAGACAACAGAACTCAAAATATCCAGAAATCAACCTTTAGTCTGACCTGTGTGTAGTCTGGCTTGATCGGTGGATTTTCccgaagctctggttctgtgtatTCATTGTTGACATAGTAACCGATGCGAATGAACTCCTGGCCCCGGTATG of the Cyclopterus lumpus isolate fCycLum1 chromosome 8, fCycLum1.pri, whole genome shotgun sequence genome contains:
- the asf1ba gene encoding histone chaperone asf1b-A, whose protein sequence is MAKVQVLNVAVLDNPSPFGNPFQFEITFECMEDLPEDLEWKIIYVGSAESEEYDQILDSVLVGPVPAGRHMFVFQADAPNTGLIPESDAVGVTVVLITCTYRGQEFIRIGYYVNNEYTEPELRENPPIKPDYTQLQRNILASNPRVTRFHINWEGCAERMEDCENVDPTSNSMLPPSCLPGKAPPLGILPDNSMDCL